One region of Halomonas huangheensis genomic DNA includes:
- a CDS encoding aminoglycoside phosphotransferase family protein encodes MAWKRFQPLFGQLGDISAVKFDSGDGPMVAHPGMSPDDAGRIHRFYKRVLTPAGIASPALRHQQGIGERQMLIFDFFPGKPLDRHGPGWEAWLPAVMVELERLQQFGEQHREGLKVRGGRKPPLVNHLFRQALGDALRWDRAHGERRFLLWLVTRLKRLPQVLSHGDLHRENVLVDTERGNIALVDWDRWDYLPVGFDLARLMRGLAGDTVEQLTGGSHAQRLGVVGFTYLLQRHDRPAMVNSEEGEALRRRCRELAGSLL; translated from the coding sequence TTGGCCTGGAAACGATTCCAGCCACTGTTCGGCCAACTTGGCGATATCTCGGCAGTGAAGTTTGATTCCGGCGATGGCCCTATGGTGGCACATCCCGGCATGTCCCCTGACGACGCCGGCCGTATCCATCGCTTCTACAAGCGGGTATTGACGCCCGCCGGTATCGCTAGCCCCGCGCTGCGTCATCAACAAGGCATTGGCGAGCGACAGATGCTGATCTTCGATTTCTTCCCTGGCAAGCCTCTGGATCGACATGGCCCAGGGTGGGAGGCGTGGTTACCAGCAGTCATGGTTGAGCTAGAGCGTCTGCAGCAATTCGGTGAACAACATCGCGAAGGCCTGAAGGTTCGTGGAGGCCGAAAGCCTCCTCTGGTCAACCATCTGTTTCGCCAGGCTCTGGGCGATGCACTGAGATGGGACCGCGCCCACGGCGAGCGGCGTTTCCTGTTGTGGCTTGTGACAAGGCTGAAGCGTCTGCCGCAAGTGCTTTCACACGGTGACCTACATCGAGAGAATGTGTTGGTGGATACGGAGCGAGGCAACATCGCCCTGGTGGACTGGGACCGTTGGGACTATCTTCCTGTCGGCTTTGACCTCGCTCGGTTGATGCGAGGCCTTGCTGGAGACACCGTCGAACAGCTTACCGGTGGCAGCCACGCCCAGCGCCTTGGAGTAGTTGGCTTTACTTACCTCCTGCAGCGTCATGACCGGCCGGCGATGGTTAACTCCGAGGAAGGCGAAGCATTGCGGCGTCGATGCCGGGAGCTGGCTGGCAGCCTACTCTAG
- a CDS encoding acyltransferase family protein, with amino-acid sequence MRDQIDALTSLRGIAAILVVLYHYTGSFLPNLEVSQHTSFIVKGYLWVDLFFLLSGFVIMHAYGQEFRSRIEWPSFKAFIFGRIARLYPLHLSILLAFVLLELVRAALIHAGVDDLPRGAFEGGKNLAALAEQIMMLQAAGLQDGLTWNGPAWSIGAEWFAYLVFPVLASFLFGMGWRARIVICLVGILGLVVIFDSERGLNLTYDYGALRCLFQFCMGAVLYQVFRSGSMRWLHHDSAFVMVALTILVLMHIGERDLLLPPAFALLILSVAGNSDRIEKVLTVAPLRIIGMVSYSIYMSHMLVLEAIQLVSRAISGHGFGRELGAPASMMALMILVPSILLLSVWLYRSIELPMRQALRRSRFAQLHVYAPSAT; translated from the coding sequence ATGCGTGATCAGATCGACGCCCTGACCTCGTTGAGAGGCATCGCAGCGATCCTTGTGGTTCTCTACCACTATACAGGAAGCTTCCTGCCTAACCTTGAGGTCTCCCAGCATACCTCCTTTATAGTGAAGGGATACCTGTGGGTGGATCTATTCTTCTTGCTCAGCGGGTTCGTGATCATGCACGCCTATGGGCAGGAATTTCGCTCGAGAATCGAGTGGCCTTCCTTCAAGGCGTTCATTTTCGGGAGAATTGCACGTCTCTATCCATTGCACCTTTCGATACTGCTGGCATTTGTACTGCTTGAGTTGGTAAGGGCGGCGTTGATTCATGCCGGGGTGGATGACCTACCACGGGGAGCCTTTGAAGGAGGCAAGAACCTGGCCGCCCTTGCTGAGCAGATCATGATGCTCCAGGCGGCAGGATTACAGGATGGTTTGACATGGAATGGTCCAGCCTGGTCGATTGGTGCAGAGTGGTTTGCGTATCTGGTGTTTCCTGTGCTTGCTTCATTTCTGTTTGGCATGGGGTGGCGGGCCCGCATTGTTATCTGTCTGGTTGGTATTCTGGGGCTGGTCGTCATTTTCGACAGTGAGCGAGGGTTGAATCTTACATACGACTATGGTGCTTTGCGCTGCTTGTTTCAGTTCTGTATGGGAGCAGTGTTATATCAGGTTTTTCGGAGCGGTAGCATGCGCTGGCTGCACCATGATTCAGCGTTTGTGATGGTAGCGCTGACCATCCTGGTACTGATGCATATTGGAGAGCGGGATTTATTGCTTCCACCGGCTTTCGCGCTGTTGATCCTGTCTGTTGCCGGCAATAGCGATCGTATAGAGAAAGTACTAACGGTTGCCCCCCTTCGTATTATCGGTATGGTTTCGTATTCAATCTACATGAGTCACATGTTGGTGCTTGAAGCGATTCAGCTGGTGAGTCGAGCGATATCGGGCCATGGGTTTGGCCGTGAGTTGGGGGCTCCGGCATCAATGATGGCACTCATGATTCTGGTTCCGTCAATTCTGCTTCTGTCCGTGTGGTTATACCGCAGCATAGAGCTTCCGATGCGCCAGGCGCTGAGGAGAAGTCGCTTTGCTCAACTCCACGTTTATGCACCGTCGGCGACATAG
- a CDS encoding DUF4168 domain-containing protein, with amino-acid sequence MLRITTLFSAVLLSAGLISSAAQAQETQGTTAPFETQASDTNFSDEQLQQFATAAQEISTVSGEYSQRLQQAEDEMAQQTIREEANNKMIEVVQNSGLDIETFNAIGQAAQNDPALAQRIQQFAQSGS; translated from the coding sequence ATGCTGCGTATTACGACACTATTTTCTGCCGTCCTGCTTAGTGCTGGCTTGATCAGTTCTGCCGCTCAAGCTCAAGAAACTCAGGGCACAACCGCTCCTTTCGAGACACAAGCGTCAGATACGAACTTCTCGGACGAACAACTCCAGCAGTTTGCGACGGCTGCGCAGGAAATCTCCACAGTATCTGGAGAGTACTCCCAACGCCTTCAACAGGCTGAAGACGAAATGGCTCAACAAACAATACGAGAAGAAGCCAACAACAAGATGATCGAGGTAGTGCAGAACAGCGGTCTTGATATCGAGACCTTCAATGCTATTGGTCAAGCTGCGCAGAATGATCCTGCCTTGGCCCAGCGCATACAGCAGTTCGCTCAATCCGGGTCTTGA